A region from the Terriglobia bacterium genome encodes:
- a CDS encoding lytic transglycosylase domain-containing protein — protein MAHRITITGSIFLGIQLLLAVPGSAQIAAVHDESGRRLFINGNTPALVKGTPAKPRSAIYLPPAPSLIGQSRPAVHLDRDGAERIVREAADRHNVDPALVRAVIQTESGWNPSAVSRRGAVGLMQLHPVTAQRFGVDDAFNPQENVDAGVRYLKRLLQRYKGNLDLALAAYNAGEGAVDRHGGIPPFRETRDYVQKVQNAYFRPGSGRLASGWTFSRAIHKETDAQGRIIFRND, from the coding sequence ATGGCACATCGCATAACCATAACGGGCTCTATCTTTCTGGGAATACAGCTCTTGCTTGCTGTTCCGGGGAGCGCCCAGATCGCTGCGGTCCATGACGAGAGCGGCCGGCGGTTGTTCATCAACGGCAACACCCCAGCTCTCGTCAAGGGTACTCCCGCAAAGCCACGTTCGGCCATCTACCTCCCTCCTGCGCCCTCGCTTATCGGCCAGTCCCGGCCGGCCGTACATCTCGACCGCGACGGGGCGGAGCGCATCGTGCGGGAGGCCGCCGACCGGCACAACGTGGACCCCGCACTGGTCCGCGCGGTGATTCAGACCGAGTCCGGCTGGAATCCTTCGGCGGTGTCGCGGCGCGGTGCAGTGGGACTGATGCAATTGCATCCAGTGACGGCACAACGATTTGGAGTGGACGACGCGTTCAACCCGCAGGAAAATGTGGACGCCGGGGTACGCTATCTGAAGAGGTTGCTACAACGATACAAAGGCAACCTGGATTTGGCCCTGGCGGCGTACAATGCGGGTGAGGGGGCCGTGGATCGCCACGGTGGGATTCCCCCATTCCGCGAAACGCGGGATTACGTCCAGAAAGTGCAGAATGCGTATTTCCGGCCTGGCTCCGGCCGCCTTGCTTCGGGATGGACTTTTTCGCGCGCCATCCACAAGGAGACGGACGCCCAGGGCCGCATCATCTTCAGGAACGATTAG
- the hypF gene encoding carbamoyltransferase HypF gives MNDMARWRLLVQGVVQGVGFRPFIYTLASRHRLCGFVANRSDGVHIEVEGQPDALRQFHSDLQSQLPPLAHIDSVHVQSVAPQGSSSFEIHESTAQTGPSTPVSPDVATCPDCLQELFDPADRRYLYPFINCTNCGPRFTIIRDIPYDRPLTTMASFPMCPACAAEYRDPLNRRYHAQPNACPVCGPHVWLHPGNQVGPAALEAVRQALAAGRIVAIKGIGGFHLACDATNSDAVGELRSRKGRGDKPFAVMARDLEQVSQFAEVSEEEAALLTSRERPILLLRRKESTPLSPFVAPGTALLGFLLPYSPLHHLLLTDRPLVMTSGNLSDEPICRVNEEAIQRLSPLADLFLLHNREIHVVCDDSVTRIHEGRELPLRRARGYAPLPVRLPRSAEAVLAVGGELKSTFCLTKGRYAYLSPHIGDMENLETQQAFERSLSHLQSLFRCTPQRVICDLHPGYLSTRWATKFSEEHGIPLLQVQHHHAHVASLMAEHGLDGSQPVIGVSFDGTGYGTDGAIWGGEILLADYSSFRRAAHLNYVPLPGGDAAVKRPYRIALAHLHAAGIPWLPELPCVAAASVQELAVLQRQMETGFHCAQTSSMGRLFDAVASLLGICHFASYEAQAAIELEMRAESQPVEGYQFALSGEGEIGMDSSPVLRSIVRELLGGIPPAVISARFHTAVADCAVSVCNRLRGETGIQRVALTGGVFQNVLLLQLTKARLLQADFEVLTHRIVPPNDGGLALGQAVIGAQD, from the coding sequence ATGAACGACATGGCGCGCTGGCGGCTGCTGGTGCAGGGGGTGGTGCAGGGAGTCGGCTTTCGCCCCTTCATCTACACCCTCGCGTCTCGCCACCGTTTGTGTGGCTTTGTGGCCAATCGCTCCGACGGAGTCCACATCGAGGTCGAGGGCCAGCCCGACGCTCTACGACAGTTTCACTCCGATCTGCAGTCGCAACTCCCGCCCTTGGCCCACATCGATTCCGTCCACGTCCAATCCGTCGCACCCCAAGGCAGCTCTTCTTTCGAGATTCACGAGAGTACGGCGCAGACGGGGCCGAGCACCCCCGTCTCCCCCGACGTGGCCACCTGTCCGGATTGTTTGCAGGAGTTGTTCGACCCCGCTGACCGCCGCTATCTCTATCCTTTCATCAATTGCACAAACTGCGGTCCCCGCTTCACCATTATTCGGGACATCCCTTATGACCGCCCCCTCACCACCATGGCTTCCTTTCCGATGTGCCCCGCCTGTGCCGCGGAATATCGGGACCCGCTCAATCGCCGCTATCATGCCCAGCCCAACGCCTGTCCCGTCTGCGGTCCCCACGTGTGGCTGCATCCCGGAAACCAGGTGGGGCCAGCCGCACTGGAGGCCGTCCGCCAGGCCCTCGCCGCCGGCCGCATCGTCGCCATCAAGGGCATCGGCGGATTCCACCTGGCCTGTGATGCCACTAATTCGGACGCCGTCGGCGAATTGCGCTCCCGCAAGGGCCGCGGCGACAAGCCCTTCGCCGTCATGGCTCGCGATCTGGAGCAGGTTAGCCAATTCGCGGAAGTCAGCGAAGAGGAAGCGGCCCTTCTGACCAGCCGCGAACGGCCCATCCTCCTCTTGCGTCGGAAGGAAAGCACCCCTCTATCCCCCTTTGTGGCTCCCGGCACTGCTCTTCTTGGCTTCCTGCTGCCTTACTCTCCGCTCCATCATCTCCTGCTCACGGACCGGCCCCTGGTCATGACTTCCGGCAACCTGAGCGATGAGCCGATTTGCAGAGTCAACGAGGAAGCCATCCAGCGCCTCTCCCCACTCGCCGATCTCTTCCTCCTCCACAACCGCGAAATTCACGTGGTCTGCGACGACTCCGTCACCCGCATCCACGAGGGCCGCGAGCTGCCGCTGCGGCGGGCTCGGGGCTATGCTCCGTTGCCGGTGCGGCTCCCCCGGAGCGCAGAGGCCGTGCTGGCTGTCGGCGGGGAGTTGAAATCCACCTTCTGCCTGACAAAAGGCCGCTACGCCTACCTGAGCCCGCACATCGGCGACATGGAAAACCTGGAAACACAGCAAGCCTTCGAGCGCAGCCTTTCCCATTTGCAGTCCCTCTTTCGCTGCACGCCGCAGCGTGTGATTTGCGACCTCCACCCTGGATATTTGTCCACGCGCTGGGCCACGAAATTTTCGGAAGAGCATGGGATTCCGCTCCTGCAGGTCCAGCATCATCACGCCCACGTCGCCTCCCTGATGGCCGAGCACGGCTTGGATGGTTCGCAACCGGTCATCGGGGTGTCTTTCGACGGCACCGGTTACGGCACCGATGGCGCGATCTGGGGCGGCGAGATTCTCCTCGCGGACTATTCTTCCTTCCGCCGGGCGGCACACCTGAACTATGTGCCGCTCCCGGGCGGCGACGCCGCTGTGAAACGTCCTTACCGCATCGCTCTCGCGCACCTGCACGCCGCCGGAATCCCCTGGCTCCCGGAGCTGCCTTGCGTGGCCGCCGCTTCCGTGCAGGAACTCGCCGTCCTGCAACGGCAGATGGAGACGGGATTCCACTGCGCCCAGACCAGCAGCATGGGACGTCTCTTCGACGCCGTGGCCTCGCTGCTTGGAATCTGCCACTTCGCATCCTACGAAGCTCAGGCCGCCATCGAACTCGAAATGCGCGCGGAATCGCAGCCCGTGGAGGGCTACCAGTTTGCCCTGTCCGGCGAAGGGGAGATCGGGATGGACTCCTCCCCGGTTCTCCGGTCCATCGTCCGTGAACTGCTGGGCGGGATTCCGCCGGCCGTGATCTCCGCGCGATTTCACACCGCCGTCGCGGATTGCGCCGTTAGCGTCTGCAACCGCTTGCGCGGAGAAACCGGAATTCAGCGCGTCGCTCTCACCGGAGGAGTCTTTCAAAATGTGCTCCTCCTCCAGCTAACAAAGGCTCGCCTCCTCCAGGCTGATTTCGAAGTGCTGACCCACAGAATTGTCCCGCCCAACGATGGCGGCCTTGCCCTCGGCCAGGCCGTAATCGGCGCGCAAGACTAG
- the alaS gene encoding alanine--tRNA ligase, with product MNCGWISTEVSVTGNEIREKFLSYFEGQGHRRVRSSSLVPIGDPTLLFTNAGMNQFKDVFLGLEQRDYKRATTAQKCVRAGGKHNDLENVGFTKRHHTFFEMLGNFSFGDYYKEEAIAYAWELLTSPKWFDIPVGKLYFTVFGGADMAPGVQIGLDHLSLNSWKAMGAPTERILSLSGDRGIKELFWSMGDTGPCGSCSEIHYDMGPAASEQGHTDCKFPCDCGRYVEIWNLVFMQWNRDATGNFTPLPKPSVDTGAGLERLAAVVQGKISNYDTDLFVPLMQRAAELCGVNFEKELKMEAGKGGAASLRIIADHARATTFLITDGVLPSNEGRGYVLRKIMRRAIRHGRLLGVTQPFLFEMVHAVRELMGDAYPELREAAAARVPEIVLSEEKRFSHTLDIGLRKLEDELKPLAAQKTAAPAIYTGESAFRLYDTYGLPMDFILDAARDLGIQFDEAGFDRAMNEQRTRARASWKGGTKEAANPAYAKLAETFRTEADFYQATNTRDCRIEAIVTKRGLVHEINAGETAEIVLDRTVIYAESGGQVSDIGAFYDNSESLLLADVQAAYYPVAGLIAHKIVAKETLRTGDRVAVVVDAARREQIKRNHTGTHLVHAALRNILGVHVKQAGSLNAPERLRFDFSHFTHVAPEELREIEQQVNDEIRQNTEIETAVTSLEDALASGALAFFGDKYPEHNVRVVTIPDPRAPRGFYSKELCGGTHVRRIGDIGVLKIVSEQSVAAGVRRIEAVTGTGALEHYQHQAQLLTQIAGALNVGEEALRATVEKLTHTARHLEKELEAQKRKGALGQMDELASRVQLVKGVKVIAEEVTGVDRESFRQLVDSLRQKLGSGVVALGTVDDGKVSLIVGVTKDLTNRVHAGKLVQALAKLVGGSGGGRPDLAEAGGKDTSALKSTLQTLPSLLDPLL from the coding sequence ATGAATTGTGGGTGGATTTCCACTGAGGTATCCGTGACCGGCAACGAGATCCGCGAAAAATTTCTGAGCTACTTCGAGGGCCAGGGCCATCGCAGGGTGCGCAGCTCCTCGCTCGTGCCCATCGGCGACCCCACGCTGCTGTTCACCAACGCCGGCATGAACCAGTTCAAGGACGTCTTCCTGGGGCTGGAGCAGCGCGACTACAAGCGCGCCACCACCGCCCAGAAATGCGTGCGCGCCGGCGGCAAGCACAACGACCTGGAAAATGTCGGCTTCACCAAGCGCCACCACACCTTTTTCGAGATGCTTGGCAACTTCTCCTTCGGCGATTACTACAAAGAAGAAGCCATCGCCTACGCATGGGAACTGCTCACTTCGCCCAAATGGTTCGACATCCCCGTCGGCAAACTGTACTTCACGGTGTTTGGCGGCGCAGATATGGCTCCTGGCGTTCAGATCGGCCTTGATCACCTGTCCCTGAATTCTTGGAAGGCCATGGGTGCGCCAACTGAACGGATCCTTTCTCTTTCAGGAGATAGGGGAATCAAAGAACTCTTCTGGAGCATGGGCGATACAGGTCCGTGCGGCTCGTGCAGTGAGATTCATTACGACATGGGGCCTGCGGCATCTGAGCAAGGCCACACCGATTGTAAGTTTCCTTGTGATTGCGGCCGCTATGTCGAAATCTGGAATCTCGTCTTCATGCAATGGAATCGCGACGCCACCGGCAATTTCACCCCGTTGCCTAAGCCGTCAGTCGATACCGGAGCGGGCCTCGAGCGCCTGGCCGCGGTGGTGCAGGGCAAGATTTCCAACTATGACACCGATCTTTTTGTGCCCCTGATGCAGCGCGCCGCGGAACTTTGCGGGGTCAATTTCGAGAAGGAACTGAAGATGGAGGCCGGCAAGGGCGGCGCTGCTTCCCTGCGCATCATCGCAGACCACGCGCGGGCCACGACTTTTCTCATCACGGACGGCGTCCTGCCCTCGAACGAAGGGCGCGGTTACGTCCTGCGCAAGATCATGCGCCGGGCCATCCGCCACGGGAGGCTGCTGGGAGTGACCCAGCCGTTCCTCTTCGAAATGGTGCACGCGGTGCGCGAACTGATGGGCGATGCTTATCCCGAGCTGCGGGAAGCGGCCGCGGCGCGCGTGCCGGAGATCGTTCTCAGCGAAGAGAAGCGCTTCAGCCACACCCTGGACATCGGCCTGCGCAAGCTCGAAGACGAATTGAAGCCGCTGGCGGCCCAGAAAACCGCCGCCCCGGCAATCTACACCGGGGAAAGCGCCTTCCGCCTCTACGATACCTACGGCCTGCCCATGGATTTCATTCTGGACGCCGCACGCGACCTGGGCATCCAGTTCGACGAGGCGGGTTTCGACCGGGCCATGAACGAACAGCGCACGCGGGCGCGTGCCTCCTGGAAGGGCGGAACAAAGGAAGCGGCCAATCCGGCCTACGCCAAGCTGGCGGAGACCTTCCGCACCGAAGCCGACTTCTACCAGGCTACCAACACGCGCGACTGCCGCATCGAGGCCATCGTGACCAAACGCGGCCTGGTGCACGAGATCAACGCCGGAGAAACCGCCGAGATCGTCCTCGACCGCACCGTGATCTACGCGGAATCGGGCGGGCAAGTCTCCGACATCGGAGCGTTTTACGACAATTCCGAATCGCTGCTGCTCGCGGATGTACAGGCCGCCTACTACCCCGTCGCCGGGCTCATCGCCCACAAGATCGTGGCCAAGGAGACGCTGCGCACGGGCGATCGCGTGGCGGTGGTCGTAGACGCCGCGCGCCGCGAGCAGATCAAGCGCAACCACACCGGCACGCACCTGGTGCACGCAGCCCTGCGCAACATCCTCGGCGTGCATGTGAAGCAGGCCGGCTCGCTGAATGCCCCGGAGCGTCTGCGCTTCGACTTTTCCCACTTTACCCATGTGGCTCCCGAAGAACTGCGCGAGATCGAGCAGCAGGTCAACGACGAGATCCGCCAGAACACCGAGATCGAGACCGCCGTCACCTCGCTCGAGGATGCCCTGGCTTCCGGCGCGCTGGCTTTCTTCGGCGACAAGTATCCCGAGCACAACGTCCGCGTGGTGACGATTCCCGATCCGCGCGCGCCGCGCGGCTTCTACAGCAAGGAGCTGTGCGGCGGCACGCACGTGCGGCGCATCGGCGACATCGGCGTCCTGAAGATCGTCAGCGAGCAGTCCGTCGCTGCGGGCGTCCGCCGTATCGAGGCCGTCACCGGAACCGGAGCCCTGGAGCACTACCAGCACCAGGCCCAGCTCCTGACCCAGATAGCCGGCGCCCTGAACGTGGGCGAGGAGGCCCTTCGGGCCACGGTGGAGAAGCTGACCCACACCGCCCGGCACTTGGAAAAGGAACTGGAGGCCCAGAAACGCAAGGGGGCTCTTGGCCAGATGGACGAGCTAGCCAGCCGGGTTCAGTTGGTCAAGGGGGTCAAGGTCATAGCCGAGGAAGTGACCGGGGTAGACCGGGAGAGCTTCCGCCAGTTGGTGGATAGTCTGCGCCAGAAACTAGGCTCTGGCGTGGTCGCCCTGGGAACCGTAGACGACGGAAAAGTATCTTTAATTGTTGGAGTTACAAAGGACCTGACCAATCGTGTCCATGCCGGAAAGTTGGTTCAGGCCCTGGCCAAGCTAGTCGGCGGCAGCGGGGGTGGCCGACCCGATCTGGCCGAGGCTGGCGGAAAGGACACATCCGCCCTAAAAAGTACCTTGCAGACCCTCCCCTCCCTTCTTGACCCGTTGTTATAA
- a CDS encoding N-acetylmuramoyl-L-alanine amidase, whose protein sequence is MLELLTCRRLRAAFAAASLSFVLTLPAFATHTTDLKRQAAQSQFSRGEEQRAALNSKPLAERTLAEYKQVVSTYRRVYLITPHAVEVPDALLAVAELNAEMGDRFGRRYFQAAVDTYQFLLHEYPASHSCSDAMLRMAHLQKDQLGDPALAAKTYEEFLKRYRRSPRRREAQEALAELALLQRGELPAPPGTPVDRFAVPVTKEAPARSAKMKEEPAVAEPAAAAPSPSASMEIPRVKGISTTITANSARVVVDLEDKVTYTSARIRNPDRIYFDLQAARLTPEMASRTITVSGEMLKAVRMAQNHAGTVRMVLDVAGVRGYTAAVSDNPPRLTVDLYASAAALRAARKTRLEGAPENVAEKTAAKPALQPAVARKIPVEPADTAAARSAELADSRIRGAAHDSPAVNNSSLTHSRKDGAAGPERDAVPPSAPLPTRDGQATLTRTLGLKIGRIVIDAGHGGHDTGTIGPTGLLEKDLCLDIALRLGKVIEQKLPGAEVIFTRPDDTFVPLERRTEIANEAKADLFISIHANSSHDHAARGVETYYLNLRGSPEAMDVAARENAMASGGVHELQDLVKKIARTEKIEESRELASDIQDSLAQRVQKTSRRVKNRGVRKAPFVVLIGADMPSILTEISFLSNPADEKLLKKPDYRQRVADGLYQGVASYLKSLNSVTYNLPARNAPPRPHAPAAAVEQSRNQQ, encoded by the coding sequence GTGCTCGAATTGCTTACCTGCCGCAGGCTTCGCGCGGCTTTCGCCGCCGCTTCGCTGTCTTTTGTCTTGACCCTTCCCGCCTTCGCCACCCACACCACCGACCTTAAGCGCCAAGCCGCGCAATCCCAGTTTTCCCGCGGCGAAGAGCAGCGCGCCGCGCTGAACAGCAAGCCGCTCGCCGAGCGTACTCTGGCCGAATACAAGCAGGTCGTTTCCACCTATCGCCGCGTCTATCTGATCACTCCGCACGCCGTGGAAGTGCCGGACGCGCTGCTGGCGGTGGCCGAACTGAATGCCGAGATGGGCGACCGCTTCGGACGCAGATATTTCCAGGCCGCCGTGGACACCTACCAGTTTCTGCTGCACGAATATCCCGCGAGCCACTCCTGCAGCGACGCCATGTTGCGCATGGCGCACCTGCAGAAAGACCAGCTTGGCGATCCCGCGCTGGCGGCGAAAACCTATGAAGAGTTTCTGAAGCGCTACCGCCGTTCGCCGCGGCGCCGCGAAGCCCAGGAAGCGCTTGCCGAACTGGCCTTGCTGCAGCGCGGTGAACTACCGGCGCCTCCCGGCACGCCCGTTGACCGCTTCGCGGTCCCAGTTACAAAGGAAGCCCCCGCGCGCTCCGCCAAGATGAAGGAAGAGCCGGCGGTGGCCGAGCCCGCAGCGGCAGCCCCCTCCCCCTCCGCTTCCATGGAAATTCCCCGCGTCAAGGGGATCTCCACGACCATAACGGCCAATTCCGCGCGCGTGGTCGTCGACCTCGAAGACAAAGTCACTTACACCTCGGCGCGCATCCGCAATCCGGACCGTATCTATTTCGATTTGCAAGCTGCGCGGCTGACCCCGGAAATGGCCAGCCGCACGATCACGGTGAGCGGGGAGATGCTAAAGGCCGTACGCATGGCTCAGAATCACGCGGGCACCGTGCGCATGGTTTTGGATGTCGCCGGCGTGCGCGGCTATACCGCGGCGGTCAGCGATAATCCCCCGCGCCTGACGGTGGACCTGTATGCCTCCGCGGCGGCGTTGCGTGCGGCGCGCAAGACCCGCCTGGAAGGCGCGCCCGAAAACGTCGCCGAAAAAACAGCCGCGAAGCCCGCACTGCAGCCCGCCGTGGCCAGGAAGATTCCCGTTGAGCCCGCGGATACCGCCGCGGCCCGCTCCGCCGAACTAGCGGATTCCAGGATTCGCGGCGCGGCGCACGATTCCCCGGCGGTGAATAACAGTTCCCTGACGCACAGCCGCAAGGACGGAGCCGCCGGGCCGGAACGCGACGCCGTCCCGCCGAGTGCCCCGCTGCCAACACGCGACGGCCAGGCCACCCTCACCCGCACCCTGGGCTTGAAGATCGGGCGTATCGTGATTGATGCCGGACATGGCGGCCACGACACCGGCACCATTGGCCCCACCGGCCTGCTGGAGAAGGATCTCTGCCTGGACATCGCCCTGCGCCTCGGCAAGGTCATCGAACAGAAGCTGCCCGGCGCGGAGGTGATCTTCACGCGCCCGGACGACACCTTTGTGCCCCTCGAGCGGCGCACGGAAATCGCCAACGAGGCCAAGGCTGACCTCTTCATTTCCATCCACGCCAACTCCAGCCACGATCACGCGGCCCGCGGCGTGGAAACCTACTACCTGAACCTGCGTGGCTCGCCCGAAGCCATGGACGTGGCCGCCCGCGAAAACGCCATGGCCAGCGGCGGCGTCCACGAACTGCAGGACCTGGTCAAGAAGATCGCGCGCACGGAAAAGATCGAAGAGTCGCGCGAGTTGGCTTCGGACATCCAGGATTCTCTGGCCCAGCGCGTCCAGAAGACCAGCCGCCGGGTGAAGAACCGCGGCGTGCGCAAGGCCCCCTTCGTGGTGCTGATCGGGGCGGATATGCCTTCGATCCTGACGGAGATCTCCTTCCTCAGCAATCCCGCGGACGAAAAGCTGCTCAAGAAGCCCGACTACCGGCAGCGTGTTGCCGACGGCCTCTACCAGGGTGTCGCCAGCTACCTCAAAAGCCTCAACAGTGTGACCTACAACCTCCCGGCACGGAATGCCCCCCCCCGCCCGCATGCCCCGGCCGCTGCAGTTGAACAATCACGCAACCAACAGTAG
- a CDS encoding M24 family metallopeptidase — protein sequence MTADLSAIQSDLRAAKLDGWLFYDFRGRDPIAQRILQLPEGMRTRRWFYYVPAKGRPRKLVHRIEQASLAALPGETLYYAAQEELQKNLRKLLGRGGRTAMQYSPKNAIPYVSMVDAGTIELVRGAGAKVVSSADLVQKYEACWSAAQLESHLAAGREIDRIVREAFAYVTRCVREKRTITEYDLKLWFLAQFDAAGLTADQGPDIAVNANASDPHYGPGPENSSPIREGDLLLLDIWGKQKKPGSVYYDITWTGYLGVKVPEKYAKIFNIVRAARDRAVEFVRKGLAAGKPPEGWQVDKIARGVIEKAGYGKYFFHRTGHSIGEEVHGNGANIDGWETHDVRHLIPRTCFSIEPGIYLPEFGIRSEINVYVTEREARVTGAVQTELPALLAER from the coding sequence ATGACTGCCGACCTATCCGCGATCCAGAGTGACCTGCGGGCCGCCAAGCTCGACGGGTGGCTGTTCTACGATTTTCGGGGGCGCGATCCCATCGCGCAGCGCATTCTGCAGTTGCCCGAGGGCATGCGCACGCGCCGCTGGTTCTACTACGTGCCGGCCAAGGGCCGCCCGCGCAAGCTGGTGCACCGCATCGAGCAGGCTTCGCTGGCCGCGCTGCCCGGAGAGACGCTGTACTACGCGGCGCAGGAGGAGCTGCAGAAGAATCTGCGCAAGCTGCTGGGGCGGGGCGGGCGCACCGCCATGCAGTACTCGCCGAAAAACGCCATTCCCTACGTCTCCATGGTGGACGCCGGCACGATCGAGCTGGTGCGCGGCGCCGGGGCCAAGGTGGTCAGCTCGGCGGACCTGGTGCAGAAGTACGAAGCCTGCTGGAGCGCCGCGCAGCTGGAGTCGCACCTGGCGGCCGGCCGCGAGATCGACCGCATCGTGCGGGAAGCCTTTGCCTATGTGACGCGGTGCGTGCGCGAGAAGAGAACCATCACGGAATACGACCTGAAGCTGTGGTTTCTGGCGCAGTTCGATGCCGCCGGCCTCACTGCCGACCAGGGGCCGGACATCGCGGTGAATGCGAATGCCAGCGACCCGCACTACGGACCCGGGCCTGAGAATTCCTCGCCAATCCGCGAAGGAGATCTGCTCCTTCTGGACATCTGGGGGAAGCAGAAGAAGCCGGGAAGCGTCTATTACGACATCACCTGGACGGGTTACTTGGGCGTGAAGGTGCCGGAAAAGTACGCCAAGATTTTCAACATTGTACGCGCCGCGCGGGACCGAGCCGTGGAATTTGTGCGCAAAGGATTGGCCGCGGGGAAGCCGCCCGAGGGCTGGCAGGTGGACAAGATTGCGCGCGGGGTGATCGAAAAGGCCGGGTACGGCAAATATTTCTTTCATCGCACGGGGCACAGCATCGGGGAAGAAGTGCACGGCAATGGCGCGAACATAGATGGCTGGGAGACGCACGACGTCCGGCACCTGATCCCGCGCACTTGCTTCTCGATCGAGCCGGGAATCTACCTTCCGGAATTTGGAATTCGCAGCGAAATCAACGTTTACGTGACGGAGCGCGAAGCGCGCGTCACCGGCGCGGTGCAGACGGAACTGCCCGCGCTGCTGGCGGAGCGATGA
- a CDS encoding YggS family pyridoxal phosphate-dependent enzyme, which yields MSSPAIAENLREIRERMARAAARAGRRAEEITLIGVSKTHAAEAIREAFAAGVRHFGENRVQEWEGKRGAVQDLPATWHLIGHLQSNKAARAARLFDSVDSLDDAVLALRLDRARAEMAAAKKLRVLIEVRVAPEETKSGVAEAGLGALGERICALPQLDLAGLMCIPPFLEDPEQVRPYFRRLRELRDALAQRLGRPLEALSMGMSHDFEAAIEEGATEVRVGTALFGERPGT from the coding sequence ATGAGCAGTCCTGCCATTGCCGAGAATCTGCGGGAGATCCGGGAGCGCATGGCGCGCGCGGCGGCCCGCGCGGGCCGCCGCGCAGAGGAGATTACGCTGATCGGGGTGTCGAAGACGCACGCCGCGGAAGCGATTCGCGAGGCCTTCGCCGCCGGGGTGCGCCACTTCGGGGAAAACCGCGTGCAGGAGTGGGAAGGGAAGCGCGGCGCCGTCCAGGATTTGCCGGCGACGTGGCACCTCATCGGCCACTTGCAGAGCAACAAGGCCGCGCGGGCCGCGCGGCTTTTTGATAGCGTGGACTCGCTGGACGATGCCGTTCTGGCGCTGCGGCTGGACCGGGCGCGGGCGGAAATGGCCGCCGCAAAGAAACTGCGCGTGCTCATCGAAGTGCGTGTCGCGCCGGAAGAGACCAAGAGCGGGGTTGCGGAGGCGGGACTTGGGGCGCTGGGAGAAAGGATTTGCGCGTTGCCGCAGCTCGATCTGGCCGGGCTAATGTGCATCCCGCCGTTCCTCGAGGATCCCGAGCAGGTGCGGCCGTATTTCCGGCGGCTGCGCGAACTGCGCGATGCTCTGGCGCAGCGGCTGGGGCGGCCGCTGGAGGCGCTGTCCATGGGCATGTCGCACGATTTTGAAGCGGCCATCGAAGAGGGGGCCACGGAAGTGCGCGTGGGCACGGCGCTCTTCGGCGAACGTCCAGGGACATAA
- a CDS encoding DUF167 domain-containing protein, with the protein MLDIRQRDGSVTLSVRVQPRASKDEIAGVMGEALKVRLQAPALEDRANEALCEFLARLLKTPKSAVRIVSGARSRTKRVEIRGVTPQQVLALLVHEA; encoded by the coding sequence TTGCTTGACATTCGCCAACGCGATGGAAGCGTCACCTTGTCCGTGCGGGTGCAGCCGCGCGCCAGCAAGGACGAGATTGCCGGGGTGATGGGCGAGGCCCTGAAGGTGCGGCTGCAAGCGCCGGCGCTGGAGGACCGCGCCAACGAGGCGCTGTGCGAATTCCTGGCGCGGCTTTTGAAAACGCCCAAGTCGGCTGTTAGAATCGTGAGTGGAGCGCGCAGCCGCACGAAGCGCGTGGAAATCCGCGGGGTGACGCCGCAGCAGGTGCTGGCGCTGCTGGTGCACGAGGCCTAG